One segment of Trachemys scripta elegans isolate TJP31775 chromosome 1, CAS_Tse_1.0, whole genome shotgun sequence DNA contains the following:
- the LOC117884299 gene encoding olfactory receptor 52E2-like, with the protein MSSSRLYDTRSGWIRERECQAQVDQTWTDRDIGTLSISEPDRCLDHLMAAFNVTPSDPSTFILMGIPGLEAAHGWISIPFSMFYIISLFGNFMVLFVVGKEQTLHKPMYLLLCMLALTDIGMSTSVIPKALYIFWFNLKGITLVDCLTQMFFLHTVTIMQSAVLVTMAFDRYVAICSPLRYSTILTNARVAKLGLVGLIRAVVFVLLLPLLLSRHPFCANRIIPHTYCEHMSVAKMSCGDITVNRIYGLVTACVVIVLDLMLIALSYALIIRDVLRISSKKAHQKALNTCTAHICVMLMSYTACLFSYLTQRFGQGIASHVHVTFANFYLLVPPMLNPIIYGVRSKELRDKVGKYTCRR; encoded by the exons ATGAGTTCGAGCCGGCTATACGACACACGCTCAGGCTGGATTCGGGAGCGGGAGTGTCAAGCCCAAGTTGATCAGACCTGGACTGACCGTGACATAG GCACCTTGAGCATTTCTGAGCCTGATAGATGCCTCGACCATCTCATGGCAGCTTTCAACGTCACCCCCTCTGATCCTTCAACATTTATCCTAATGGGCATCCCTGGCCTGGAAGCTGCTCATGGctggatttccatccctttctctatGTTCTACATTATTAGCCTATTTGGAAATTTTATGGTTCTGTTTGTTGTAGGCAAAGAGCAGACCCTGCATAAGCCCATGtacctgctgctctgcatgctggcacTCACAGATATCGGCATGTCTACCTCTGTCATTCCAAAGGCACTGTatatattttggtttaatttgaaAGGCATTACTCTGGTTgactgcctcacccagatgttcttcCTTCACACGGTTACCATAATGCAGTCAGCCGTCCTTGTGACAATGGCCTTCGATCGCTATGTTGCCATATGTAGCCCTCTGAGATACTCCACCATCCTCACCAACGCACGAGTAGCTAAGCTAGGGCTAGTGGGTTTGATAAGAGCTGTTGTCTTtgttctgctcctgcccctgctcctgagcAGGCATCCATTCTGTGCCAACCGCATTATCCCCCACACGTACTGCGAGCACATGTCCGTGGCAAAGATGTCATGTGGGGATATCACAGTTAACAGGATATATGGCTTGGTGACAGCATGTGTTGTCATCGTGTTAGACCTGATGCTCATTGCTCTGTCCTATGCTCTGATCATCAGGGATGTCCTCAGAATCTCTTCCAAGAAAGCCCACCAGAAAGCCCTTAACACCTGCACAGCCCATATCTGTGTGATGCTGATGTCTTATACTGCCTGCCTCTTCTCCTACCTGACACAGAGGTTTGGTCAAGGAATCGCTTCCCATGTACATGTCACCTTCGCTAACTTCTATCTCCTTGTCCCCCCCATGCTCAACCCTATCATTTATGGTGTCAGATCCAAAGAGCTTCGTGACAAAGTGGGTAAATACACCTGCAGAAGGTGA